One part of the Salinimonas iocasae genome encodes these proteins:
- a CDS encoding VolA/Pla-1 family phospholipase, whose translation MRKLLISSSVAMALGLAGCGGSGESIDDIEADTPDQTPFSRIVFDPANGNLNTPNDLLMLPGDDGFFDYTLNIPVDNPQDFSDPRVALNTLDGWSTQHPFVIDVETPGDTAIDESTLGAGIYIHEATLGLDQSDPDCAAAEIPSSGCKVGDALELGTDYALRLVDGDTISVIPLRPLKSAQGYMLIMTTGLKDTSGKSVMGSTTWDLVKQDINTKPLATDSQLQLQTLVNTYVTPLEDAGFSREELTYVSAFTTQSVGQSLSALKKVAVSTYAAKVAAGDPTAGQSLPAIQISDADGAPNAMEALNLVSDEVLAGAVAQGSEGLDEATQGAIQATLEAGGFDGLQTCSGLLTTAAGGMAEAYGPLNEFAQPLASGLLQEVGSFCAAKHYQGNITLPYYLGVPTEENPMAPVNEFWHAACDSGIVLGAVSDETKAAAEAGPNDALCQQLGLADLRVNGEKLDPKRNVTRFNPVPQATSMQQLDVQVTVPDPAVAAGLGFSVSQPESGWPVVILYHGITSKKEDMLAITGTLSLAGIATIAIDQPLHGSRGFDVDMDGTDDINATTVTPVHYMNLGSLPTARDNLRQSVADLLGLRLGMNALMDMTTDQDVNVNLGRVSVMGVSLGAITGGNFAAVANSSMGGDLAALDSAYAVDVASLESPGGGLAQFLIESPRFGPLIKGLLLSESSEEFQGLLQQLYETTDVTQEQLVAAVTQFEAALTPEQAAGVQATLSEFAFAAQSVLDKGDPNNYAMTLGETTPVHMMTVVGDGSEENKPDQVIPVTTSLPLSGQNPLARIIGLEQVSTTVTGDPVSGQVRFTEGAHASSLSPDASAATTEEMQREVATYIATEGTVIEINNEDVVAN comes from the coding sequence ATGAGAAAACTACTTATCAGTTCCAGTGTTGCAATGGCACTGGGGTTAGCAGGGTGCGGAGGCTCAGGAGAATCAATTGATGATATAGAGGCAGATACGCCCGATCAGACACCCTTTTCCCGTATTGTCTTTGACCCAGCCAATGGCAATCTTAACACGCCAAACGATCTGCTAATGCTTCCTGGCGACGATGGATTTTTCGATTATACGCTCAATATACCTGTCGATAACCCACAGGACTTCAGTGACCCCCGTGTGGCACTTAATACGCTGGATGGTTGGTCGACACAACATCCATTTGTTATCGATGTTGAAACGCCAGGAGACACAGCCATTGATGAGTCTACCCTGGGTGCTGGTATTTATATTCACGAAGCGACACTAGGCCTGGACCAGAGCGATCCGGATTGTGCCGCGGCTGAAATCCCTTCATCCGGCTGTAAAGTAGGTGATGCCCTGGAGCTGGGAACAGACTATGCACTGAGACTGGTTGATGGTGATACCATTTCGGTAATCCCGCTTCGACCGCTGAAATCAGCGCAAGGCTATATGCTGATAATGACCACCGGGTTAAAAGATACCAGTGGAAAATCTGTCATGGGTTCAACAACCTGGGATTTGGTTAAGCAGGATATAAACACAAAGCCGTTGGCCACAGATTCGCAACTTCAGTTACAAACATTGGTAAATACGTATGTTACGCCTCTTGAAGATGCCGGCTTCTCAAGAGAAGAGCTGACGTACGTATCAGCGTTTACGACCCAGTCAGTAGGGCAATCTCTTTCAGCACTTAAAAAGGTAGCTGTTTCTACCTATGCCGCCAAAGTAGCTGCGGGCGATCCTACTGCCGGACAATCGCTACCGGCAATACAGATTAGCGATGCCGATGGCGCACCAAATGCAATGGAAGCGTTAAACCTCGTCAGTGATGAGGTGCTTGCAGGTGCTGTAGCTCAGGGCTCCGAAGGGTTGGATGAAGCGACACAGGGCGCAATTCAGGCAACGCTTGAAGCAGGTGGCTTTGATGGTCTGCAAACCTGTAGCGGATTGCTGACTACGGCTGCAGGTGGAATGGCTGAAGCTTATGGTCCGTTAAATGAATTTGCGCAGCCACTGGCCAGCGGCTTACTACAGGAAGTGGGTTCTTTCTGCGCCGCGAAACATTATCAGGGCAACATTACTTTGCCGTATTATCTGGGTGTGCCAACCGAAGAAAACCCTATGGCACCGGTTAACGAATTCTGGCATGCAGCCTGTGATAGCGGCATCGTATTGGGTGCGGTTTCCGATGAAACTAAAGCCGCTGCTGAAGCTGGCCCCAACGATGCGCTGTGCCAACAGCTTGGGCTGGCCGATCTGCGCGTAAATGGTGAAAAGCTGGATCCTAAACGCAACGTAACCCGCTTTAACCCCGTTCCACAGGCAACCTCTATGCAGCAACTGGACGTTCAGGTCACCGTGCCTGATCCAGCGGTTGCAGCAGGGCTTGGCTTTTCAGTTAGTCAGCCAGAATCGGGCTGGCCAGTGGTCATCCTTTATCATGGGATAACCAGTAAGAAAGAAGACATGCTGGCTATTACCGGTACGTTGTCGCTGGCGGGTATTGCCACAATAGCTATCGACCAGCCACTTCATGGCTCACGCGGTTTCGATGTTGACATGGATGGTACTGACGATATTAACGCAACCACCGTCACTCCAGTTCATTACATGAACCTTGGCAGCCTGCCTACAGCACGGGACAATCTTCGTCAGAGTGTTGCAGACTTGCTGGGCTTACGTCTTGGTATGAATGCCCTGATGGATATGACAACGGATCAGGATGTTAATGTAAACCTGGGGCGTGTTTCGGTTATGGGTGTATCGCTAGGGGCGATAACAGGCGGTAATTTTGCTGCTGTTGCAAACTCATCAATGGGTGGCGACCTTGCCGCGCTGGATAGTGCGTATGCGGTAGATGTGGCGTCACTTGAATCTCCTGGTGGTGGCCTGGCGCAGTTCCTGATTGAATCACCTCGCTTTGGTCCGTTAATTAAGGGTCTGTTGTTGTCTGAGTCTTCAGAAGAGTTCCAGGGACTGTTGCAGCAGCTTTACGAGACAACTGATGTTACCCAGGAACAGTTAGTCGCAGCGGTTACGCAGTTCGAAGCGGCGTTGACGCCTGAGCAGGCAGCGGGTGTTCAGGCAACGCTAAGCGAATTCGCTTTTGCTGCGCAATCAGTGCTGGATAAAGGGGATCCGAATAACTACGCCATGACGCTGGGTGAAACTACGCCTGTGCATATGATGACGGTAGTGGGTGATGGTAGCGAAGAAAACAAACCTGACCAGGTGATTCCGGTTACGACCAGCCTGCCGTTGTCAGGCCAGAATCCTCTGGCTCGTATCATCGGATTGGAGCAGGTCAGCACTACAGTTACCGGTGATCCGGTATCAGGGCAGGTTCGCTTTACCGAAGGTGCGCACGCATCAAGCCTTAGCCCGGACGCCAGTGCGGCAACAACTGAAGAGATGCAGCGCGAAGTAGCAACGTATATTGCAACTGAAGGCACTGTTATTGAAATAAATAATGAGGATGTTGTAGCGAACTAA
- a CDS encoding YciK family oxidoreductase, translated as MNDYNAPENLLKEKVILITGAGDGIGAQAARTFARYGATCILLGRTVSKLEAVYDEILAAGGPEPAIVPLDLKGATAKNYEDMARTIQDQFGRLDGVLHNASILGHLSAFEDIPEDEWQDVIQINLTGAALMTQKLLPVLRLADNASVVFTTSSVGRKGRSFWGTYAVSKFATEGMMQVLASEYENRNVRFNCINPGGTRTDMRANAFPAEDPQTLKTPEDIMPLYLYLMGKDSLAVNGQSLDCQPK; from the coding sequence ATGAACGATTACAATGCGCCAGAAAACTTATTGAAAGAAAAAGTTATTCTGATTACAGGCGCCGGTGACGGTATTGGCGCACAAGCAGCGAGAACATTTGCCCGCTACGGTGCCACATGCATACTGCTGGGACGCACTGTCAGTAAACTTGAAGCAGTTTATGACGAAATTCTAGCAGCGGGAGGCCCTGAGCCCGCCATAGTTCCCCTGGACCTGAAAGGTGCTACGGCCAAAAACTATGAAGATATGGCGCGCACGATTCAAGATCAGTTCGGCCGTCTTGATGGCGTATTACATAATGCATCAATACTTGGACACTTGAGCGCATTTGAGGATATACCGGAAGACGAGTGGCAGGATGTTATACAAATAAACCTGACCGGCGCTGCACTGATGACACAAAAATTACTTCCTGTACTCCGACTTGCCGATAATGCGTCGGTGGTGTTTACCACTTCAAGCGTAGGCAGAAAGGGCCGTTCCTTCTGGGGCACGTATGCTGTCTCTAAATTTGCAACTGAAGGCATGATGCAGGTGCTTGCCAGCGAATATGAGAACAGAAACGTGAGGTTTAACTGTATCAATCCTGGTGGTACGCGCACCGATATGCGCGCCAATGCGTTTCCGGCAGAAGACCCGCAGACATTAAAAACGCCTGAGGATATTATGCCGCTGTATCTGTATCTTATGGGAAAGGACAGTCTGGCTGTTAACGGCCAGTCCCTGGATTGTCAGCCAAAGTAA
- the glnS gene encoding glutamine--tRNA ligase, whose protein sequence is MAETENRPTNFIRQIIDKDLASGLHQQVKTRFPPEPNGFLHIGHAKSICLNFGIAEDYQGTCNLRFDDTNPAKEDISFVNSIKEDVHWLGFEWSGEARYSSNYFDRLHGFAVELIEKGLAYVDFSTHDEMRALRGTLTEPGTNSPYRDTDVETNLKEFAKMANGDYQEGQCSLRAKIDMASPFMCMRDPVIYRVKFAHHHQTKDKWCIYPMYDFTHCISDAIEGITHSLCTLEFQDNRRLYDWVIDNITIDAEPRQYEFSRLNLEYTVLSKRRLIQLVDEKHVSGWDDPRMPTIAGLRRRGYTPGSVREFCKRIGVTKMDNMVEMGMLEACIRDDLNVNAPRAMAVLEPVKIIIENLPEGNSETLSAPNHPNDESMGTRSVTFSREIWIEAEDFREQANKKFKRLVLGKEVRLRNAYVIKAERVDKDEAGNITTIYCTYDDQTLGKDPADGRKVKGVIHWVDANTAAPAQFRLYDRLFNVPNPAAQEDFVHAINDESLIVKNGYVECGLSGASVEDGNWQFERTGYFCCDKDSEEGKLVFNQTVGLRDTWAKIENQ, encoded by the coding sequence ATGGCGGAGACTGAAAATCGTCCGACCAATTTTATCCGGCAGATTATCGATAAAGATTTGGCGTCTGGGTTACACCAGCAGGTGAAAACGCGTTTTCCACCCGAGCCTAACGGCTTTCTGCATATCGGTCACGCTAAGTCTATTTGCCTTAACTTTGGCATTGCCGAAGACTATCAGGGCACCTGTAATTTACGCTTTGATGATACCAATCCGGCAAAAGAAGACATTTCTTTTGTAAACAGTATTAAAGAAGATGTTCACTGGCTTGGTTTTGAATGGTCTGGCGAAGCGCGTTATTCCTCAAATTACTTTGATCGTTTGCATGGTTTTGCCGTTGAGCTGATTGAAAAAGGTCTGGCCTATGTCGACTTTTCTACGCACGACGAAATGCGTGCGTTGCGAGGAACACTTACCGAGCCAGGCACAAACAGTCCGTATCGCGATACAGATGTTGAGACAAATCTGAAGGAATTCGCGAAGATGGCGAATGGCGACTACCAGGAAGGACAGTGTAGCCTGCGTGCCAAAATAGACATGGCATCGCCCTTTATGTGTATGCGCGATCCGGTGATATACCGTGTTAAATTCGCGCACCACCATCAGACTAAGGATAAATGGTGCATTTATCCGATGTACGATTTTACGCACTGTATATCAGATGCTATTGAGGGCATTACGCACTCTTTATGCACGCTGGAGTTTCAGGATAACCGTCGCCTGTATGATTGGGTGATTGATAACATTACCATTGACGCTGAGCCTCGCCAGTATGAGTTTTCACGTCTTAACCTTGAATACACAGTGTTAAGTAAACGTCGTCTTATTCAGCTGGTTGACGAAAAGCATGTTAGCGGTTGGGATGACCCTCGTATGCCGACAATCGCCGGATTGCGTCGGCGCGGCTATACGCCGGGCTCAGTGCGTGAGTTTTGTAAGCGTATCGGTGTGACCAAAATGGATAATATGGTCGAAATGGGTATGCTGGAAGCCTGTATTCGAGATGATCTTAACGTCAATGCGCCGCGGGCCATGGCAGTGCTTGAGCCGGTAAAGATTATTATCGAAAATTTGCCTGAAGGAAATAGTGAAACGCTGTCTGCACCTAATCACCCGAACGACGAGTCAATGGGCACGCGCAGCGTGACCTTTAGTCGGGAAATATGGATTGAGGCAGAGGACTTCCGTGAACAGGCGAATAAGAAATTTAAGCGCCTTGTGCTGGGTAAAGAGGTTCGTTTACGTAATGCTTATGTCATTAAGGCAGAGCGGGTGGACAAAGACGAAGCAGGCAATATTACCACCATCTATTGCACTTATGACGATCAGACACTGGGTAAAGATCCGGCGGATGGCAGAAAAGTGAAAGGTGTGATTCACTGGGTTGATGCTAATACAGCCGCACCCGCGCAGTTCAGGTTGTACGATAGATTATTTAACGTACCAAACCCTGCGGCCCAGGAAGATTTTGTTCATGCTATTAACGATGAATCCCTGATTGTGAAAAATGGCTACGTGGAATGTGGTTTGTCTGGTGCGTCGGTAGAAGACGGTAACTGGCAATTCGAGCGTACCGGCTATTTTTGTTGCGATAAAGACAGCGAGGAAGGCAAGCTCGTCTTTAACCAGACAGTAGGTCTTCGTGATACCTGGGCTAAAATTGAAAACCAGTAA
- a CDS encoding LacI family DNA-binding transcriptional regulator, translated as MKEKATSFDIAHRAGVSQSTVSRALNNSPLVSKETRDRIVEIARELNYQVDKNASNLRKQKSNTLALLLFEDPTTDDSLINPFFLSMLGSITRASASQGYDLLVSFQNMQSDWHAEYEDSNKADGIILLGYGDYSAYRSKLDQLEEQGTHFVRWGAQDKAHPGVNIGCDNYQGGFDVTNHLIGLGYTSFAFIGDNSEDAPEFRARYQGFADALDKQGLSGESQRQINAHSTEPSGYAAMKAMLNDATLPRAVVCASDLIAVGVYDALREANLRVPEDVAVVGYDNIPISGYTTPALTTVRQNTTKAGELLVDTLIKAINKEVVEDYLMPAELIVRRSCGAQ; from the coding sequence ATGAAAGAAAAAGCAACCTCCTTTGATATTGCCCACCGTGCAGGTGTTTCTCAGTCTACCGTTTCCAGAGCACTGAATAACAGTCCGCTGGTAAGCAAGGAAACCCGCGATCGCATTGTTGAAATCGCGCGGGAACTTAACTATCAGGTAGATAAAAACGCCAGCAATCTGCGCAAACAAAAAAGTAATACGCTGGCGCTGTTATTGTTTGAGGATCCCACTACAGACGACTCGCTGATAAACCCTTTTTTCCTTTCGATGCTGGGCAGTATTACCCGTGCCAGCGCGAGTCAGGGTTACGATCTGCTGGTTTCATTTCAGAATATGCAAAGTGACTGGCACGCTGAATATGAAGATTCAAATAAGGCCGACGGTATTATTTTGCTGGGCTATGGGGATTACAGCGCTTATCGCAGTAAGCTCGACCAGCTTGAGGAACAGGGTACACATTTTGTGCGCTGGGGTGCTCAGGATAAAGCCCACCCCGGAGTGAATATCGGTTGCGATAATTATCAGGGCGGGTTCGATGTGACCAATCACCTTATTGGTCTGGGCTATACCTCTTTTGCTTTCATAGGCGATAACAGCGAAGATGCCCCGGAATTTCGAGCCCGCTATCAGGGGTTCGCTGATGCACTGGACAAACAAGGACTTTCGGGAGAGTCGCAGCGTCAAATCAATGCGCACTCTACAGAGCCATCGGGCTATGCGGCGATGAAAGCGATGCTGAATGATGCTACGTTACCACGTGCGGTCGTCTGTGCGTCTGATTTGATTGCCGTGGGTGTTTATGATGCGCTTCGTGAAGCAAATCTGCGCGTGCCTGAAGATGTAGCGGTAGTTGGCTATGACAACATCCCGATTTCCGGTTACACCACCCCGGCCCTGACTACTGTGCGTCAGAACACAACTAAAGCCGGCGAGCTACTGGTTGATACACTCATAAAAGCCATTAACAAGGAAGTCGTTGAGGACTATCTGATGCCGGCTGAACTTATTGTGCGCCGCTCGTGTGGCGCACAATAA
- the sohB gene encoding protease SohB yields the protein MEFLYEYGLFLAKAVTFVAAFVIIVASVVGAANRQKPGKGHLEIASLNEQLKDITNYARSVLLDKASMKKLAKQQKKEAKDQDKEKQSRSRLFVIEFKGSMDAHEVERLREEVTAILCVAESQDEVLVKLESGGGVVHGYGLAAAQLHRIKDKGIKLTVSVDKVAASGGYMMACVADNLLASRFAYIGSIGVLAQLPNFHKVLKKNDIEFEQHTAGAYKRTLTVFGENTDEGREKFREEIEEIHVLFKDWVREQRSQMDIEKVATGEFWPGVKAKELGLIDTIMTSDDYILSAYPEKEIYSVKYSHKKNMAEKLGMSFASVAQQQLMRLWSQTRTWFH from the coding sequence TTGGAGTTTCTGTACGAATATGGGCTTTTTCTGGCAAAAGCCGTCACCTTTGTTGCCGCATTTGTAATCATTGTGGCATCGGTAGTCGGTGCAGCAAATCGTCAAAAACCGGGCAAAGGTCACCTCGAGATTGCCTCTTTAAATGAGCAGTTAAAAGATATAACTAACTACGCACGCTCAGTATTGCTTGATAAAGCGAGTATGAAAAAACTCGCTAAACAGCAAAAGAAAGAAGCGAAAGATCAGGATAAAGAAAAGCAGAGCCGTTCACGGTTATTCGTGATTGAGTTTAAAGGCTCAATGGACGCCCATGAGGTTGAACGTTTACGCGAAGAAGTAACAGCAATTTTATGTGTTGCCGAGTCGCAGGACGAAGTATTGGTTAAGCTGGAAAGTGGCGGCGGCGTGGTCCACGGTTACGGACTGGCTGCCGCACAACTTCATCGCATAAAGGATAAAGGCATTAAACTTACCGTATCAGTGGATAAAGTCGCTGCCAGCGGTGGCTATATGATGGCGTGTGTCGCGGACAATCTGTTGGCATCCCGCTTTGCATATATCGGTTCTATTGGTGTTTTGGCTCAGTTACCTAACTTTCATAAAGTACTGAAGAAAAATGACATCGAATTTGAACAACATACAGCAGGCGCTTATAAGCGTACGTTAACTGTATTTGGTGAAAATACCGATGAAGGCCGTGAGAAATTCCGCGAGGAAATTGAAGAGATCCACGTGCTGTTTAAAGACTGGGTACGCGAACAGCGTTCGCAAATGGATATTGAAAAGGTCGCGACGGGCGAATTCTGGCCGGGTGTAAAAGCTAAGGAATTGGGCTTGATAGATACGATTATGACCTCTGATGATTACATTCTTTCCGCGTATCCTGAAAAAGAAATTTACAGCGTGAAATACTCTCACAAGAAGAACATGGCAGAAAAACTCGGTATGTCATTCGCCAGTGTGGCGCAGCAGCAACTCATGCGGCTGTGGAGTCAGACGCGTACCTGGTTCCACTAA
- a CDS encoding TetR/AcrR family transcriptional regulator, which translates to MSKPTKTQILDVAEALFAEQGFDQTSMRAITSGAGVNLASVNYHFGSKKNLIQSVFKRYFDILMPRIEETLSTLPVSTGRRGIADLLEALIPPMLSLNAVRPNGTATFVMLLGKGYNETQGHLRRFIMGNYGHSINKLLTEIHRRLPDIQDDELFWRLHFAMGAFVFSMSSSSALTQIAHSDFNQDVDVVGVIEHLIPFVATGIAGQ; encoded by the coding sequence ATGTCGAAACCCACCAAAACTCAGATTTTGGATGTGGCTGAAGCCCTGTTCGCAGAGCAGGGCTTTGACCAGACATCAATGCGCGCTATTACCAGCGGTGCAGGTGTAAATCTCGCCTCAGTGAATTATCACTTTGGCAGTAAAAAAAATCTTATCCAGTCAGTTTTTAAGCGTTACTTCGATATTCTGATGCCCAGGATTGAAGAGACACTATCAACCCTCCCAGTGTCCACCGGCAGGCGAGGAATCGCTGATTTGCTCGAAGCATTAATCCCGCCTATGCTGTCTCTAAATGCTGTTCGCCCTAATGGCACAGCGACTTTTGTAATGTTATTGGGTAAGGGGTATAACGAAACTCAAGGACATTTGCGCCGCTTTATTATGGGCAATTACGGACACAGTATTAATAAGCTGCTGACCGAAATCCATAGACGCTTACCTGATATTCAGGATGACGAGCTGTTCTGGCGCTTACATTTCGCCATGGGGGCGTTTGTATTCTCTATGTCATCAAGCAGTGCACTGACGCAGATAGCACATTCTGATTTCAATCAGGATGTAGATGTTGTCGGCGTAATTGAGCATCTTATTCCTTTCGTGGCAACCGGGATCGCCGGCCAATAA
- a CDS encoding alpha-amylase family glycosyl hydrolase produces the protein MLKRYGLHLLAASITLALTGCAQSPITSASETEKDADTTQVIRGTDNPFAKEAVYFVVTDRFVDGDPSNNHEDQGGEHPTWELRLDGPDGQFANVGYMGGDLQGVLNNGDYISDLGFTAVWLTPVLDNPNQAFTGDEPISYGGQFKDGGKTGYHGYWATNFYKADEHLISDNLSYADYTTAMRDQYGLKSVFDIVANHGSPSYTMPEDQPGYGELYDKEGKLVADHKNLHPTDLDTDKPLQAFFHPYPDLAKLSNLNEHNPDVQDYLIDAYLYWIEQGADAFRIDTIRHVSHDFWRTMSDRIREQHPDFFMFGESFVYDANFIAQHTLPKNGGVSVLDFPMQKVMNQVFGDQSEADSASQEKAEPEKNGYEKLEEVLHLTHGPYANPYELTTFYDNHDMPRMQASDEGFINAHNWLFTARGIPVVYQGSEIGFMRGTAEHAGNRNYLGQEAIDSASEHEIYKSLKTIANVRKQTPALQRGLQLNLRFTEDTAAFYRVVQDDDAQQIALVLLNKGDESIDMSVSKWLQAGDWVEQLSEERRSVAQNGPLKTTVLPDSVQVWVLDAPVTHSELIDAAGQQMQRQ, from the coding sequence ATGCTGAAACGTTATGGCTTACATCTGCTTGCCGCGAGCATTACGCTCGCGCTGACCGGATGTGCACAATCACCAATTACATCTGCTTCTGAGACAGAGAAAGATGCAGATACAACGCAGGTTATCCGGGGAACAGATAATCCGTTTGCTAAAGAAGCGGTATATTTTGTTGTCACTGACCGGTTTGTCGACGGCGACCCGTCCAATAATCATGAAGACCAGGGGGGCGAGCATCCGACCTGGGAATTACGCCTGGACGGTCCGGATGGCCAGTTTGCCAATGTCGGATACATGGGCGGTGATTTACAGGGTGTACTGAATAATGGCGATTACATCAGTGATCTTGGCTTTACCGCAGTTTGGCTTACGCCAGTTCTGGATAACCCGAATCAGGCTTTCACCGGTGACGAACCTATCAGTTATGGGGGCCAGTTTAAAGACGGCGGCAAGACGGGCTATCATGGCTACTGGGCGACGAATTTTTATAAAGCCGACGAGCACCTGATTAGTGATAACTTATCCTACGCCGACTATACCACAGCAATGCGCGACCAGTACGGGCTCAAGTCGGTGTTTGATATCGTCGCAAACCACGGGTCACCCAGCTACACGATGCCTGAGGACCAACCCGGCTATGGTGAGTTGTATGACAAAGAAGGTAAGTTGGTTGCCGACCATAAGAATTTGCATCCTACTGATTTAGACACCGATAAACCGTTACAGGCTTTTTTTCATCCTTACCCCGATTTGGCTAAGTTATCGAACCTGAATGAGCATAATCCTGATGTGCAGGATTACCTTATTGATGCATACCTATACTGGATAGAGCAGGGCGCCGATGCGTTCAGAATTGATACCATAAGACACGTTTCGCACGATTTCTGGCGGACAATGTCAGACCGAATCCGTGAACAGCACCCCGACTTTTTTATGTTCGGCGAAAGCTTTGTCTATGATGCAAACTTTATTGCTCAGCATACTCTGCCGAAAAATGGTGGGGTAAGCGTGTTGGATTTTCCGATGCAAAAAGTGATGAATCAGGTTTTTGGTGACCAATCTGAAGCGGACAGCGCGTCACAGGAAAAAGCCGAACCTGAGAAAAACGGCTATGAGAAGCTTGAAGAAGTGCTTCACTTAACCCACGGTCCCTATGCCAACCCGTATGAGTTAACCACATTCTATGATAATCACGACATGCCGCGTATGCAGGCTAGCGATGAAGGTTTCATCAACGCTCATAACTGGTTATTTACCGCCCGTGGTATTCCGGTGGTCTATCAGGGCTCAGAAATTGGCTTCATGCGCGGTACCGCCGAACATGCCGGTAACCGTAATTATTTGGGGCAGGAGGCTATCGACAGTGCCAGTGAACATGAGATATATAAATCGCTTAAAACCATTGCTAATGTCAGAAAACAAACGCCGGCACTGCAGCGAGGGCTTCAGCTTAACCTGAGGTTTACCGAAGACACCGCGGCTTTTTATCGCGTAGTTCAGGATGATGATGCACAACAGATTGCCTTAGTATTGCTGAACAAGGGTGACGAGAGCATCGATATGTCTGTGAGCAAGTGGCTGCAGGCTGGTGACTGGGTGGAACAATTAAGCGAAGAGCGCCGTTCTGTTGCACAAAACGGGCCGCTAAAAACCACTGTATTGCCTGACAGTGTGCAGGTTTGGGTACTGGATGCACCTGTTACTCACAGCGAACTTATTGATGCAGCCGGGCAGCAAATGCAGCGTCAGTAA